The Dendropsophus ebraccatus isolate aDenEbr1 chromosome 3, aDenEbr1.pat, whole genome shotgun sequence genome includes a region encoding these proteins:
- the LOC138786417 gene encoding olfactory receptor 11L1-like, whose product MKVNNYTTVKEFYLLGFNFSQNLQLLLFSLFFMMYLSTITGNTIIITVIWQSSKLHSPMYLFLSNFAFMEIGYTSVTMPKMLTDLVSGDKRITVSACITQLYFFFVLGGIENYFLAVMAYDRYLAICNPLRYSTIMSNRFCHLLALLSWLSSFTSSLIPIYFLSKLTFCDKNKIDNFFCDASPIFNLSCTDTFYLKIYFFTLVWTVVFGCLFFIILSYIQIILVICKIPSRSGRKKVFSTCGSHFTVVILYYGSVISIILDCTHAFDLYEKLVASEPFRKKGYGK is encoded by the exons ATGAAAGTCAATAATTATACAACAGTAAAAGAATTTTACCTTCTTGGATTTAACTTTAGCCAGAATCTACAACTTCTCCTCTTTTCCCTCTTTTTTATGATGTATCTATCTACAATTACTGGGAACACAATTATTATTACTGTCATCTGGCAAAGTTCCAAACTTCACTCTCCAATGTACTTATTCCTGAGTAACTTTGCTTTTATGGAAATCGGTTACACTTCAGTTACTATGCCAAAAATGCTGACAGACTTGGTAAGTGGCGATAAAAGAATAACTGTTTCTGCCTGTATTACTCAACTctatttcttttttgttttgggGGGTATCGAAAATTACTTTCTGGCAGTGATGGCTTATGATCGATATCTAGCAATCTGTAACCCTTTGAGATATTCAACGATAAtgagtaacagattttgccatctGTTGGCATTGCTGTCTTGGCTTTCAAGCTTCACAAGTTCATTAATccctatatattttttaagtaaaCTGACTTTTtgtgataaaaataaaattgataaTTTTTTCTGTGATGCATCTCCAATTTTTAATCTTTCCTGCACTGACACGTTTTATCTGAAAATATACTTTTTTACTCTGGTGTGGACTGTTGTGTTTGGTTGTCTATTCTTCATAATTTTATCATACATACAGATCATTTTAGTCATATGCAAAATCCCTTCTAGAAGCGGGCGTAAAAAGGTTTTCTCTACGTGTGGATCTCACTTTACTGTGGTTATTCTGTATTATGGATCTGTTATATCTAT AATCTTAGATTGCACACACGCATTTGATCTTTACGAAAAATTGGTTGCATCAGAACCTTTTAGAAAGAAAGGATATggaaaatag